In the Longimicrobiales bacterium genome, one interval contains:
- the lpxA gene encoding acyl-ACP--UDP-N-acetylglucosamine O-acyltransferase has translation MSEQVSLSTRGETQIHSTAIVHADAELGDGVIVGPWALIGPGVKVGAGTEVGPRVLIEKDTTIGDDCFIANGAVLGTDPQDLKFKGEKAQLSIGDRTVIREFATLNRGTAASGRTVVGSDCLLMAYTHVAHDCEIGNHVILANAVNMAGHVHIEDWVIVGGVTPIHQFVRIGAHAFVGGGSRVPQDVPPYCRAAGNPPKLYGLNKVGLERRGLSNETQKALKATYRMLFQGDVMLSKALNRAEAEITGVPEVRHMIEFIRASERGVTT, from the coding sequence ATGAGTGAACAGGTATCTTTGAGTACGCGGGGTGAAACCCAGATTCACTCCACGGCGATCGTGCACGCCGACGCTGAACTAGGGGATGGCGTAATAGTTGGACCGTGGGCCCTGATTGGACCTGGCGTGAAGGTGGGCGCAGGCACGGAGGTCGGTCCCCGCGTGTTGATCGAAAAGGACACGACTATCGGCGACGACTGTTTTATTGCGAACGGCGCGGTGCTGGGCACGGATCCGCAGGATCTCAAGTTCAAAGGCGAAAAGGCTCAACTGAGCATCGGAGATCGCACGGTGATTCGTGAGTTCGCCACGTTGAACCGTGGGACCGCGGCTTCCGGTCGCACGGTCGTCGGAAGTGACTGCCTGTTGATGGCATACACGCACGTCGCCCACGATTGCGAAATTGGAAATCACGTGATCCTCGCCAATGCGGTGAACATGGCGGGTCACGTTCATATCGAGGACTGGGTCATCGTCGGTGGGGTCACTCCGATTCACCAGTTCGTTCGCATCGGCGCGCATGCGTTCGTCGGTGGGGGATCTCGGGTCCCTCAGGACGTGCCTCCGTACTGTCGGGCCGCTGGAAACCCGCCGAAACTCTACGGGTTGAACAAAGTAGGACTGGAGCGCCGCGGGCTGTCCAATGAGACACAGAAGGCGCTCAAGGCGACGTACCGGATGCTCTTTCAGGGTGATGTCATGCTTTCGAAGGCCCTGAATCGGGCTGAAGCCGAGATCACCGGCGTGCCAGAAGTGCGGCACATGATCGAGTTCATTCGCGCGAGTGAGCGCGGCGTAACTACCTAG
- a CDS encoding bifunctional UDP-3-O-[3-hydroxymyristoyl] N-acetylglucosamine deacetylase/3-hydroxyacyl-ACP dehydratase: MSRPSQRTIARKITLDGVGVHSGEGASIRFNPAEAGTGIRFRRTDLDDAPEIPATVEHVIATEFGTTLASGEARVLTVEHVMAALSGGCIDNVLIEMDGQEVPIRDGSFQEYSAALHDAGAVDQDEEAEIFTVPSVVHVEEAGGSSYVVTPADALRISATIDFEDQRIGRSFGSFLVDESSFQSALAPARTFGFQADAEALHARGFALGASLDNAVVIGKDGVMNEEGLRFEDEFLRHKVGDLVGDLALLGGRLRAHVVAERPGHTGNVELARAIRKQIRRAGPPVADIARIMEFLPHRYPMLLVDRIIDFVSGESIVGIKNVTINEPFFQGHYPGHPIMPGVLILEAMAQCGGLLLMDHVEDPESKVVYFMTMDNVKFRRPVTPGDTLVFELHVVQFRRQICRIAGRGLVDGHVVAEAEFMARIVDK; encoded by the coding sequence ATGAGTCGGCCTTCACAGCGCACCATCGCTCGGAAAATCACGCTCGACGGGGTCGGCGTCCATTCGGGAGAGGGCGCCTCTATTCGGTTCAATCCTGCTGAGGCCGGGACAGGGATTCGATTCCGGAGAACGGACCTCGACGATGCGCCTGAGATCCCCGCCACCGTGGAGCACGTGATTGCCACGGAGTTCGGCACGACGCTCGCGAGTGGTGAAGCACGTGTGCTGACCGTCGAACACGTCATGGCCGCTCTTTCAGGTGGGTGCATCGACAACGTGCTCATCGAAATGGACGGGCAGGAGGTTCCGATTCGCGACGGATCGTTTCAAGAGTACTCTGCAGCGCTGCATGACGCGGGAGCTGTAGATCAGGATGAAGAGGCAGAGATTTTCACGGTGCCATCGGTCGTTCACGTCGAAGAAGCCGGTGGCTCATCCTATGTCGTGACACCGGCCGACGCGTTGCGAATCTCCGCGACGATCGACTTCGAAGACCAACGGATCGGGCGAAGCTTCGGTTCATTCCTAGTAGATGAATCGTCTTTTCAATCGGCTCTCGCACCCGCGCGCACGTTTGGCTTCCAGGCCGACGCCGAGGCGCTCCATGCGCGTGGCTTTGCGCTGGGAGCATCTTTGGACAACGCGGTGGTAATCGGGAAGGACGGAGTCATGAATGAGGAGGGGCTCCGATTCGAAGACGAATTCCTTAGGCACAAGGTGGGTGATCTCGTCGGCGACCTAGCGCTGCTCGGAGGGCGCCTGAGGGCCCATGTCGTTGCTGAGCGTCCGGGCCACACGGGGAACGTCGAGCTCGCACGCGCCATCCGTAAGCAAATTCGTCGCGCCGGCCCGCCGGTGGCCGATATCGCGCGTATTATGGAATTCCTGCCGCACCGGTATCCGATGTTGCTGGTCGACCGGATCATTGATTTCGTGTCGGGCGAGAGCATCGTCGGAATCAAGAACGTCACGATCAACGAACCGTTCTTTCAGGGGCACTACCCAGGTCATCCGATCATGCCTGGCGTCCTCATCCTGGAGGCTATGGCCCAGTGCGGCGGTCTGCTTCTCATGGATCATGTGGAGGATCCGGAGAGTAAAGTCGTGTACTTCATGACGATGGATAACGTGAAATTCCGGCGGCCGGTCACTCCGGGGGACACACTAGTCTTCGAATTGCATGTCGTTCAATTCCGGCGACAAATTTGCCGGATTGCCGGTCGCGGTTTAGTGGACGGGCACGTCGTCGCTGAGGCTGAATTCATGGCTCGGATTGTGGATAAGTGA
- the lpxD gene encoding UDP-3-O-(3-hydroxymyristoyl)glucosamine N-acyltransferase encodes MPEDDVSDTTRRSLPTLAELADLVGGTLSGAGDKAITGVAPVDEATAGQIAFLALRQYGKHVGGCQGSAYLVSEDLVSLVPDSAASIVVVDPYPALRRLQSHFAPRDVWTPGVHPTAVLAEDIVLGEGIAIGPYAVLEEGVRVGAGTRIGAHCVLQHGTVVGDRTRLYPHVVVYYDTEIGSDVIIHSGVTLGVDGFGYTFVDGEHAKMPQIGRCIIGDGVEIGANTVVDRGSLGDTRVGMGVKIDNLVHLAHNVKIGAMTLIAAMSGVAGSTRVGKGVWIGGQSGVINQVEVGDGARIAVRSGVTRDIPAGETVSGFPAIPHVDEVWRQARIGRIPKMLERIRELEEEVERLKSG; translated from the coding sequence ATGCCTGAAGACGATGTAAGCGACACGACTCGACGTAGCCTCCCGACGCTCGCAGAGTTGGCCGATCTCGTGGGGGGCACCCTGTCGGGAGCGGGTGACAAGGCTATCACCGGTGTCGCACCGGTGGACGAGGCCACTGCGGGCCAGATCGCCTTTCTGGCTCTCCGCCAGTACGGAAAGCATGTGGGGGGCTGCCAAGGCTCTGCGTACCTGGTCTCGGAAGATTTGGTCTCTCTGGTGCCCGATTCCGCGGCGAGCATCGTCGTGGTTGATCCGTATCCGGCGCTGCGCCGCCTTCAATCGCACTTTGCGCCACGGGACGTGTGGACGCCGGGTGTTCATCCGACGGCGGTCTTGGCCGAGGACATCGTGCTCGGCGAAGGCATTGCGATCGGCCCGTACGCCGTGCTCGAGGAGGGAGTCCGCGTCGGAGCAGGCACAAGGATCGGAGCGCATTGCGTCCTTCAACATGGCACTGTCGTAGGTGATCGGACGCGACTCTATCCCCATGTGGTGGTCTACTATGACACGGAGATCGGCAGCGACGTCATCATCCACAGTGGTGTGACCCTCGGCGTGGACGGCTTTGGATACACATTCGTCGACGGCGAGCACGCGAAAATGCCACAGATCGGTCGGTGCATCATCGGCGATGGTGTCGAGATCGGTGCGAATACGGTGGTGGATCGGGGATCGTTAGGTGATACCCGGGTCGGCATGGGCGTGAAGATCGACAACCTGGTTCACCTCGCGCACAACGTGAAAATTGGTGCGATGACACTGATCGCCGCGATGTCCGGGGTGGCTGGATCGACGAGAGTGGGCAAAGGGGTTTGGATCGGCGGTCAGTCAGGGGTGATCAACCAGGTCGAGGTCGGAGATGGCGCCCGCATCGCGGTGCGATCCGGGGTCACACGAGACATACCGGCTGGTGAGACGGTATCCGGATTCCCGGCCATCCCTCATGTGGATGAGGTTTGGCGTCAGGCTCGTATCGGGAGAATCCCCAAGATGCTCGAGCGTATTCGGGAGTTGGAAGAAGAGGTCGAGAGACTCAAGTCCGGGTAA
- a CDS encoding OmpH family outer membrane protein, with protein sequence MRRTSFALLALAFLLSAGAAEAQTLKIAYINSQEILANAPGAEAAGAAFDAEMAGYQAEVTQTETELQNLEAALQQQQLTLSPEARTNREAQLQAKFQEYQQRTTQLQQLAEQRRAALIQPVMDNITAIIETMREEGAYSIILDAASGSIVSADPALDLTQEVIMRLQSTPGAGQGGD encoded by the coding sequence ATGCGACGCACGTCTTTTGCGCTTCTGGCGCTGGCCTTCTTGCTCTCGGCCGGAGCCGCCGAGGCACAGACACTAAAAATTGCCTACATCAATTCTCAGGAAATTCTAGCCAACGCGCCTGGTGCGGAGGCTGCCGGGGCCGCCTTTGATGCCGAGATGGCGGGCTATCAGGCTGAGGTCACGCAGACCGAGACAGAGCTCCAGAACTTGGAAGCCGCGCTTCAGCAGCAGCAGTTGACGCTTTCGCCTGAAGCGAGGACTAATCGGGAGGCCCAGTTGCAGGCAAAGTTCCAAGAGTATCAGCAGCGCACCACGCAGCTTCAGCAGCTCGCAGAGCAACGCAGAGCTGCCTTGATTCAGCCAGTGATGGACAACATCACTGCGATCATTGAGACGATGCGCGAGGAGGGGGCCTACTCCATAATTTTGGATGCTGCGTCCGGCTCGATCGTTTCAGCCGACCCCGCGCTCGACCTGACGCAGGAAGTCATCATGCGGCTTCAGTCTACGCCAGGAGCAGGGCAGGGCGGCGACTAA
- the bamA gene encoding outer membrane protein assembly factor BamA — protein sequence MSQRVLIVAHRLGKATALAVAFFGVVAALSSTAVEAQEQAEGLVQVDSLEVQGNVRIQAQFILSLFAIQPGQEITYRAVQRGTKELLNTGQFIDVVIRASEPRGAGVAPYILTVEVLEAPLIRRVAIEGLQNVSARQVRDTTGLNSGFPLSEQKIINAKAFIRSELASEGIPFAEITDRRVAIEGASNEIELILDVSEGQRVTVAQLDFVGNEGLTDKELGGVMSTSAEGFWWFRDGTFGQVNFLSDLEEELPRLYRSRGYLDFVVLGDTIIVDPESGKARVEVTVDEGDQYQLGDFAVDGNTVFEVEELQELFRSTRGGGILGSLGFGGSGGTANEKGQLFDAEAFNLAIQSVEELYRNEGYLYVRVNPVVSINEAEGDQPPTVDASWEINEGQPAIINRVNIKGNEYTYEWVIRNQMFVFPGDVYSQDRVMQTYQNISALGFFEAPLPFPDITPLDNGDVDLTFQVEEKQTGSINFGTSVGGGVGLSGFIGYDQPNLFGQAKSGSLRWDFGRYINSFEMSYTDPALLQTRTSGTVALFNSRDRFFQFSTGQRKRLGANFRLGFPWRGSQYTRLFVGYSLSRTNYELFSDVDDTSLFGRPPGVQSQLSGSITRQTLNHPIFPTVGSRQNVTLEQNGGFLGGDGDFTRVLGDGTWWVPTGQIGGDPQGGGVAFALGLTLRAGAIFGDAAAFPFDRFWMGGVQFGQNLRGYDETSITPRGFFPQGSTDITDIARLGDAFFSLTAEYAARLGGQLGVHVFYDAGSVWRNPRDFDPSTLYRGVGVGMQIVTPFGPIGLDYAYGLDRTVPGWQLHFRMGAGL from the coding sequence GTGAGTCAGAGAGTCCTCATCGTCGCTCACCGTCTCGGAAAGGCTACCGCACTTGCGGTGGCTTTCTTTGGCGTCGTGGCGGCACTGTCATCGACAGCCGTAGAAGCACAGGAGCAGGCCGAAGGGCTGGTTCAGGTTGATTCTCTCGAAGTTCAGGGAAATGTTCGCATTCAGGCACAGTTCATTCTGTCCCTGTTCGCGATCCAACCCGGACAAGAGATCACCTATCGAGCGGTTCAGCGCGGCACCAAGGAACTGCTGAACACGGGTCAATTCATTGACGTAGTGATTCGAGCTAGTGAGCCGCGCGGCGCAGGGGTCGCCCCCTACATTCTCACGGTCGAGGTGCTGGAAGCTCCCCTCATCCGCAGGGTGGCGATCGAGGGACTTCAGAACGTGTCGGCACGGCAAGTGCGCGACACGACGGGCCTGAACTCGGGCTTTCCGCTTAGCGAACAGAAGATCATTAACGCGAAGGCGTTTATCCGATCAGAGTTGGCTAGTGAGGGCATTCCTTTTGCGGAGATCACCGATCGACGGGTAGCGATCGAGGGAGCCTCGAACGAGATCGAACTCATTCTCGATGTGTCCGAGGGCCAACGAGTGACGGTCGCTCAGCTCGACTTCGTGGGAAATGAAGGCTTGACAGACAAAGAGCTGGGTGGGGTCATGTCGACCTCTGCCGAGGGTTTCTGGTGGTTCCGAGACGGAACGTTCGGTCAGGTCAATTTTTTGAGCGATCTCGAAGAAGAATTGCCCCGACTATACAGGTCTCGCGGCTATCTCGACTTCGTGGTGTTGGGAGACACGATCATCGTCGACCCGGAGAGCGGGAAAGCACGGGTCGAGGTGACGGTCGACGAAGGAGACCAATACCAACTCGGTGACTTCGCCGTCGACGGCAACACCGTCTTCGAAGTGGAAGAGCTCCAGGAGCTGTTCCGCTCGACCCGCGGTGGCGGCATCCTCGGGAGTCTCGGGTTCGGTGGGAGTGGCGGGACGGCGAACGAAAAAGGGCAGCTCTTCGACGCGGAAGCGTTCAACCTCGCGATTCAAAGCGTTGAGGAGCTTTACCGGAATGAGGGGTACCTGTACGTCCGGGTGAATCCGGTCGTGAGCATCAACGAAGCGGAAGGTGACCAGCCGCCTACAGTCGATGCCTCTTGGGAGATTAATGAGGGGCAGCCGGCCATCATCAATCGGGTCAATATCAAGGGGAACGAATACACCTACGAATGGGTGATTCGAAACCAAATGTTCGTCTTCCCTGGAGACGTATACAGCCAGGACCGGGTGATGCAGACATATCAGAACATCTCGGCCCTTGGCTTCTTCGAGGCGCCACTCCCGTTTCCCGATATCACGCCGCTCGACAACGGCGATGTCGACCTGACTTTCCAGGTCGAAGAGAAGCAGACTGGCTCGATAAACTTCGGTACGTCTGTCGGAGGTGGAGTGGGGCTCTCCGGCTTCATCGGATACGATCAGCCGAACCTGTTCGGTCAAGCGAAATCGGGGTCGCTACGCTGGGACTTCGGCCGCTACATCAACAGCTTTGAGATGTCCTACACCGATCCGGCTCTGCTCCAGACCAGAACCTCCGGCACGGTTGCGCTGTTCAATTCACGTGACCGCTTCTTCCAGTTCTCGACAGGGCAGCGGAAGCGTCTTGGGGCGAATTTCCGCCTCGGCTTCCCTTGGCGGGGGTCGCAGTACACACGACTTTTCGTTGGATACAGCCTTTCCCGGACCAACTACGAACTGTTCAGTGACGTTGATGATACGTCGCTGTTCGGTCGCCCACCGGGAGTCCAGAGCCAGCTCTCAGGTAGTATCACGCGGCAGACTCTGAATCATCCGATCTTCCCGACCGTCGGTTCACGCCAGAACGTCACCCTTGAGCAGAATGGTGGCTTCTTGGGCGGTGATGGTGACTTTACGCGTGTGCTCGGTGACGGAACTTGGTGGGTGCCGACCGGTCAGATCGGGGGAGACCCGCAGGGTGGAGGTGTGGCGTTTGCTCTTGGGCTAACTCTGCGCGCGGGTGCGATCTTCGGCGATGCTGCGGCATTCCCGTTTGATCGATTCTGGATGGGTGGTGTGCAGTTCGGACAAAACCTCCGCGGGTACGACGAGACTTCCATCACGCCGAGGGGCTTCTTCCCACAGGGGTCGACCGACATCACGGACATCGCCCGACTTGGGGACGCCTTTTTTAGTCTGACTGCGGAGTACGCGGCGCGACTAGGTGGCCAGCTCGGGGTGCACGTTTTCTACGATGCGGGAAGCGTTTGGAGGAATCCTCGCGACTTCGATCCGTCCACCCTGTATCGAGGGGTTGGTGTGGGGATGCAGATCGTGACGCCGTTTGGACCGATTGGGCTCGATTACGCGTATGGACTCGATCGGACGGTGCCTGGATGGCAGCTCCATTTTCGGATGGGCGCAGGACTGTAA
- a CDS encoding ATP-dependent Clp protease ATP-binding subunit: MNYNFTDRVRKVLAMAREEAIRLQHDYVGTEHILLGLIREGEGVASAVLQNLSVDLDQIHERVEESVRKGKATISLGELPYTSRAKKVLEFAMAEARDFNHSYVGTEHLLLGLLREEKGIAAQVLNSLGVTLDEARGETLKVLGSDMSPSEPAGIGGGGDVTPGSGKGGDKKSKTPALDHFCRDLTELAKQKKLDPIIGRADEIERVVEILCRRKKNNPVLIGEPGVGKTALVEGLAQIIAAGGITEALRDHKVLALDMAAVIAGTKYRGQFEERLKAVMTEIQESKTVILFIDELHTLVGAGAAEGAIDASNMLKPALARGELQCIGASTLNEYRKYIEKDGALERRFQPVIVDPPAVEETVEILKGLRGHYEDHHRVTIPDDALEHAAKLADRYITDRFLPDKAIDVIDEAGSRARIANAVPPADVEELKEQLVQIANRKEQAIGDQDFERAAELRDEEREHSEVIRARQEAWEEERKQHRPEISTEEVAFIVGRWTGIPVQRIAQTESERLVHMEDELHKRIVGQHDAITAVSRAIRRSRAGLKDPRRPIGSFIFSGPTGVGKTELARALAEFLFDDGEALIRVDMSEYMEKFSVSRLIGAPPGYVGYEDSGALTKAVRRRPYSVVLLDEIEKAHPDVFNILLQVLDEGHLTDNYGRVIDFKNTVLIMTSNLGARDISKGGGLGFQMADPKASYDIMKDKVSQEIERAFNPEFLNRVDDTIVFHSLTKLEIGEIIHILMEDVRGRLAEEGITLRFTDAALEFLVDEGYDEKFGARPLKRAIQRHLEDPLSEKILQAEFTGGDEIEVDLDPDEPGLILRAESATKT, from the coding sequence ATGAACTACAATTTTACCGACCGGGTCCGAAAGGTCCTCGCGATGGCTCGAGAAGAGGCCATCCGCCTTCAGCATGACTACGTGGGGACGGAGCACATTCTGCTCGGCCTCATTCGCGAAGGAGAGGGCGTGGCCTCGGCTGTGCTGCAAAACCTCAGTGTTGATCTGGATCAGATCCACGAGCGTGTCGAAGAATCTGTCCGGAAGGGCAAGGCGACGATCTCACTCGGGGAACTCCCCTATACGTCCAGGGCGAAGAAGGTCCTCGAGTTCGCGATGGCCGAGGCCCGTGACTTCAATCACTCCTATGTGGGTACGGAGCACCTGTTGCTTGGCCTGCTTCGGGAAGAGAAGGGGATCGCGGCCCAGGTGCTGAACTCACTTGGTGTCACCCTCGATGAAGCGAGAGGAGAGACCCTCAAGGTCTTGGGTAGTGACATGTCTCCGTCCGAGCCCGCTGGAATCGGGGGCGGGGGCGACGTGACGCCGGGATCCGGCAAGGGCGGGGACAAGAAATCCAAGACGCCGGCACTCGACCACTTCTGTCGTGACTTGACGGAACTGGCGAAGCAGAAAAAACTCGATCCAATCATTGGGCGGGCTGATGAGATCGAACGTGTCGTAGAGATTCTCTGCCGTCGCAAGAAGAACAACCCTGTGCTCATTGGAGAGCCAGGGGTGGGCAAGACCGCGCTGGTGGAGGGCCTCGCACAGATTATCGCCGCAGGTGGGATCACCGAGGCCCTGAGGGATCACAAGGTCCTCGCGCTCGACATGGCTGCGGTGATTGCCGGGACCAAGTACCGCGGTCAGTTCGAGGAGCGCCTGAAAGCGGTAATGACCGAGATCCAGGAGAGCAAGACTGTCATCCTGTTTATCGATGAGCTTCATACGCTCGTCGGTGCCGGTGCGGCTGAAGGTGCGATCGATGCGTCGAACATGCTCAAGCCGGCGCTCGCGCGCGGTGAGTTGCAGTGCATCGGGGCCTCGACCCTCAACGAGTACCGCAAGTACATCGAGAAGGATGGCGCGCTCGAGCGTCGCTTCCAGCCGGTCATCGTTGACCCACCCGCAGTTGAAGAGACCGTCGAGATCCTGAAGGGCCTGCGTGGCCACTACGAAGATCACCACCGTGTCACAATTCCCGATGATGCGCTCGAGCACGCCGCCAAGCTCGCAGATCGGTATATCACGGACCGCTTCCTCCCCGACAAAGCGATCGACGTTATTGATGAGGCGGGCTCGCGAGCGCGGATTGCCAACGCGGTTCCGCCGGCCGACGTCGAGGAACTTAAGGAGCAGTTGGTTCAGATCGCGAACCGGAAAGAACAGGCAATCGGTGATCAGGACTTCGAGCGTGCAGCGGAACTCAGGGACGAGGAACGGGAGCACAGCGAAGTGATTCGCGCCCGTCAGGAGGCATGGGAGGAAGAGCGTAAGCAGCACCGTCCTGAAATCTCCACCGAAGAAGTGGCCTTCATCGTTGGTCGTTGGACGGGGATTCCTGTGCAGCGCATTGCTCAGACGGAGTCTGAGCGCCTGGTGCATATGGAGGACGAACTCCACAAACGGATCGTCGGCCAGCATGATGCGATCACGGCCGTCAGTCGAGCGATTCGCCGTAGCAGGGCAGGCCTGAAGGATCCACGGCGTCCAATCGGCTCATTCATCTTCTCCGGTCCGACCGGCGTGGGTAAGACGGAGCTGGCGCGGGCTCTCGCTGAATTCCTGTTCGACGATGGCGAGGCGCTGATTCGTGTTGACATGAGCGAGTACATGGAGAAATTCTCTGTGTCTCGTCTGATAGGTGCACCTCCGGGGTACGTCGGTTATGAGGATTCCGGCGCTCTCACGAAGGCTGTGAGGCGTCGCCCCTACTCGGTCGTGCTTCTCGACGAGATCGAGAAGGCCCACCCCGATGTCTTCAACATCCTTTTGCAAGTGCTCGACGAGGGACATCTGACTGACAACTACGGTCGAGTGATCGACTTCAAGAACACCGTGCTTATCATGACGTCCAACCTCGGTGCCCGAGACATCAGCAAGGGCGGAGGCCTCGGATTCCAGATGGCCGATCCGAAGGCGAGCTACGACATCATGAAAGACAAAGTGAGTCAGGAAATCGAACGTGCATTCAACCCGGAGTTTCTTAACCGTGTGGACGACACCATCGTCTTCCACTCTCTGACGAAGCTGGAGATTGGCGAGATCATTCACATTCTCATGGAGGATGTGCGGGGTCGGCTTGCAGAGGAGGGCATCACTCTCCGGTTCACCGATGCCGCACTCGAGTTTCTCGTCGACGAGGGATACGACGAGAAGTTCGGAGCGCGCCCCCTTAAGAGGGCGATCCAGAGACACCTTGAGGATCCGTTGTCCGAGAAAATTCTACAGGCCGAGTTCACCGGGGGCGACGAGATTGAGGTCGATTTGGATCCGGACGAACCGGGCCTCATCCTTCGTGCGGAGTCGGCGACCAAGACGTGA
- a CDS encoding protein arginine kinase gives MNDFEAIPDHGLSWLEASGEHSDIVLSTRVRIARNLQGYAFGPRARVNDREAVLKQFRHSVERSDVLRGGALLEMPTVSERTRRILYERRLVTRDLLGEAGDDPAHGTAVHFSRREPVSVMVNEEDHLRVQSLLSGLRLHEAWDIVDRLDEELGRELPFAYHPEFGFLTSCPTNVGSGLRASVFMHLPGLVETREITAALKGITELGLTFRGLFGEGSEVVGSFFQISNQTTLGRTEEDLVDHLDRVVRKLIRDEAKARQILIRDASAETEDKVWRAYGTLRYARLLSFDELMGFLAPVRMGMSLKLLPGLRVYSLNKMMVFTQLAHLEQAAGRELSIEESDAHRAAYVRRVLATEGEVSPSDDESRGDDQSAQP, from the coding sequence GTGAACGACTTTGAAGCGATCCCGGATCACGGCCTCAGCTGGCTAGAGGCGAGTGGAGAGCATTCGGACATCGTACTGTCGACTCGGGTTCGAATCGCCAGGAATCTTCAGGGCTACGCGTTTGGCCCCCGTGCCCGCGTCAACGATCGAGAGGCGGTACTGAAGCAGTTCAGGCACTCGGTCGAGCGATCGGACGTGCTGCGGGGCGGTGCACTTCTGGAAATGCCCACGGTTTCCGAACGCACGCGGCGGATTCTATACGAGCGTCGGCTGGTGACGCGTGATCTTCTGGGTGAGGCGGGAGACGACCCAGCGCACGGTACTGCAGTACACTTCTCCCGGCGAGAGCCCGTATCAGTGATGGTCAACGAGGAAGACCACCTCAGGGTACAGAGCCTTCTTTCCGGGTTACGCCTCCACGAGGCTTGGGACATTGTCGACCGGCTCGACGAGGAGTTGGGGCGGGAGCTTCCTTTCGCGTACCACCCCGAATTCGGCTTCCTTACAAGTTGCCCGACGAATGTCGGTTCAGGACTCCGTGCTTCGGTCTTCATGCACCTTCCCGGGCTGGTCGAGACTCGTGAGATCACGGCCGCGCTGAAAGGCATCACGGAGCTGGGGCTGACGTTTCGCGGACTGTTTGGTGAGGGGTCAGAGGTCGTCGGAAGCTTTTTCCAAATCTCCAATCAGACCACACTCGGGCGGACCGAAGAGGACCTTGTCGACCACCTCGATCGGGTTGTACGCAAGCTGATCCGGGACGAGGCGAAGGCGCGTCAGATCCTCATTCGCGACGCCAGTGCGGAGACCGAGGACAAGGTGTGGAGGGCGTACGGTACGCTGCGCTATGCTCGCCTGCTCTCCTTCGACGAGCTCATGGGTTTCCTAGCTCCAGTACGGATGGGCATGAGTCTGAAACTGTTGCCCGGACTCCGTGTATACTCACTCAACAAGATGATGGTATTCACGCAGCTGGCTCACCTGGAACAGGCGGCCGGCCGCGAGCTTTCTATCGAGGAAAGCGACGCGCATCGAGCCGCTTATGTGCGTCGTGTCCTAGCCACCGAAGGTGAAGTCTCTCCGAGCGACGACGAATCGCGCGGCGACGATCAATCCGCCCAGCCCTGA